Proteins encoded together in one Microbacterium oxydans window:
- a CDS encoding MFS transporter, protein MSARRGHLIDLTPLKTSPAFARMWIGSTLAGIGGQLTIVTVMLHVFALTQSTFAVSMIAVAGLVPMILAGLYGGMLADAFDRRRVALIAATITFASTALLAALTWTGTETIWWLYALSMINSAANSVGMATRTAIVPRLIPREKLAAASALNGVAFGLTVMAGPALAGLLVALTGYGWTYTIDVVLMLSMFLGLWTLPALRPEGDVVRPGLESLVDGWRFLRRAGNIRMQYIIDIIAMTFGQPLVLFPALGTVLLGGGALTTGILTAAVAVGTFSSSLFSGRVVHYRWHGRGIARAVEAYGASILLFGVVLLIGAFSSPASEELPHVGLIIAACVALALSGASDNVSSIYRNTMMQAAVPDAMRGRLQGLFIVVVAGGPRVGALYAGTLATLTSLWFPPLLGGVLVIALVAMLSRRNRRFHDYDAENPEP, encoded by the coding sequence GTGAGTGCGCGCCGCGGTCATCTGATCGACCTCACCCCGCTCAAGACCAGCCCCGCCTTCGCCCGGATGTGGATCGGGTCCACCCTCGCCGGCATCGGCGGGCAGCTCACGATCGTCACGGTGATGCTGCACGTCTTCGCGCTGACGCAGAGCACCTTCGCGGTGTCGATGATCGCGGTCGCCGGGCTCGTGCCGATGATCCTCGCCGGGCTGTACGGCGGCATGCTCGCCGATGCGTTCGACCGGCGCAGGGTGGCCCTGATCGCGGCCACGATCACCTTCGCATCGACCGCGCTGCTCGCCGCCCTCACCTGGACGGGCACCGAGACCATCTGGTGGCTGTACGCCCTGAGCATGATCAACTCGGCCGCCAACTCGGTCGGCATGGCCACGCGCACCGCCATCGTCCCCCGCCTCATCCCCCGCGAGAAACTGGCGGCGGCCTCGGCCCTGAACGGGGTGGCCTTCGGACTCACCGTGATGGCGGGCCCCGCACTGGCCGGACTCCTGGTCGCGCTCACGGGCTACGGCTGGACCTACACGATCGACGTCGTGCTGATGCTGTCCATGTTCCTCGGGCTGTGGACGCTCCCCGCCCTGCGGCCCGAGGGCGACGTCGTGCGCCCCGGCCTCGAGTCCCTGGTCGACGGCTGGCGATTCCTGCGCAGGGCCGGCAACATCCGGATGCAGTACATCATCGACATCATCGCGATGACGTTCGGGCAGCCGCTCGTCCTCTTCCCCGCTCTCGGCACGGTGCTCCTCGGCGGCGGAGCACTCACGACCGGGATCCTCACCGCGGCGGTCGCGGTGGGCACCTTCTCCTCGAGCCTGTTCTCCGGTCGCGTGGTGCACTACCGCTGGCACGGCCGCGGCATCGCCCGTGCGGTCGAGGCGTACGGGGCATCGATCCTGCTGTTCGGCGTCGTCCTCCTGATCGGCGCGTTCTCCTCGCCGGCGAGCGAGGAGCTTCCGCACGTCGGGCTGATCATCGCCGCCTGCGTCGCCCTGGCCCTGTCCGGAGCCTCGGACAACGTGAGCTCGATCTACCGCAACACGATGATGCAGGCGGCGGTGCCCGATGCGATGCGGGGGCGCCTGCAGGGACTGTTCATCGTGGTGGTCGCCGGCGGTCCGCGCGTCGGCGCCCTGTACGCCGGCACCCTCGCGACGCTGACCAGCCTGTGGTTCCCTCCCCTGCTCGGCGGTGTCCTGGTGATCGCCCTGG
- a CDS encoding ABC transporter substrate-binding protein, translated as MRHRSPLLAAATVAIALVVTGCTSVNAQNGQSAPTGSKDPYAAHIVQPGFDEAGGNVNVLMSSDFMTLDPGNSNYVQTANVGQLYYRTLTMAKETAGEPPTIVADLATDTGTASEDGLTWTYTLKDGLKYEDGTPITAADVKYGIARTFARDVFTQAPQELNSALDADDYKGPYSGGGDLTAVETPDDKTVVFHLKQPNPDFAALVSRSNTAPVPQAKDTKLDYTNHPISSGPYMIESYDRGRELKLVRNPSWDAATDENRTALPDTFTFSLSTAQATISQQLISDADPTAITLDSNGALQASDTSRLTETSVADRTASGLLGCTDVLNFNTETITDPDVRHALALAMDRAAIQVQYGGARFGKLTNSYLNDAQVGYVAETTDLDIDGAPQLDAAKKLLEGKDVPASLTYGYSNAIDRYKNLGTVLQQNFAELSIDLQLVPIPAANYYTVLASDEMPDIARAGWCGGAASGSTRTTVDPNIGPSLDGTTYGFSNISRFYDDALSGEMYELRNTNGTSEELNTQWAELYNQAMESYPLVPLIRTFTNSVVGSKIHNAQVGYFFGSIDLSTIGVEQ; from the coding sequence ATGAGACACCGCAGTCCCCTGCTCGCCGCTGCGACCGTGGCCATCGCCCTGGTCGTCACCGGCTGCACCAGCGTCAACGCCCAGAACGGGCAGTCCGCGCCCACCGGGTCGAAGGATCCGTATGCCGCACACATCGTCCAGCCGGGTTTCGATGAAGCCGGCGGCAACGTCAACGTCCTGATGTCGAGCGACTTCATGACGCTCGACCCCGGCAACAGCAACTACGTGCAGACCGCGAACGTCGGCCAGCTCTACTACCGCACGCTGACCATGGCGAAGGAGACCGCGGGCGAGCCGCCGACGATCGTCGCCGACCTGGCGACCGACACCGGAACCGCCTCGGAAGACGGCCTGACCTGGACCTACACCCTCAAGGACGGTCTGAAGTACGAGGACGGCACCCCGATCACCGCCGCGGACGTGAAGTACGGCATCGCCCGCACCTTCGCGCGCGACGTCTTCACGCAGGCGCCGCAGGAGCTGAACTCCGCCCTCGACGCCGATGACTACAAGGGCCCGTACTCCGGTGGTGGCGACCTGACGGCCGTCGAGACTCCGGACGACAAGACGGTCGTCTTCCACCTGAAGCAGCCGAACCCCGACTTCGCCGCCCTCGTGTCCCGCTCGAACACCGCGCCGGTGCCGCAGGCGAAGGACACCAAGCTCGACTACACGAACCACCCGATCTCGTCGGGCCCGTACATGATCGAGAGCTACGACCGCGGCCGCGAGCTCAAGCTCGTGCGCAACCCCTCGTGGGACGCCGCGACCGATGAGAACCGCACCGCGCTGCCGGACACGTTCACCTTCTCACTCTCGACCGCTCAGGCGACCATCAGCCAGCAGCTGATCTCGGACGCGGACCCGACCGCGATCACGCTCGACTCGAACGGCGCTCTCCAGGCGTCCGACACGTCCCGACTGACCGAGACATCGGTCGCCGACCGCACCGCCTCCGGACTGCTCGGCTGCACCGACGTGCTCAACTTCAACACCGAGACCATCACGGACCCCGATGTGCGTCACGCCCTCGCCCTGGCGATGGACCGTGCGGCGATCCAGGTGCAGTACGGCGGAGCCCGCTTCGGCAAGCTCACCAACTCGTACCTGAACGACGCGCAGGTCGGCTACGTCGCCGAGACCACCGACCTCGACATCGACGGCGCCCCGCAGCTCGACGCCGCCAAGAAGCTCCTCGAGGGCAAGGACGTCCCCGCATCGCTGACCTACGGCTACTCGAACGCGATCGACCGGTACAAGAACCTCGGCACGGTGCTCCAGCAGAACTTCGCAGAGCTCAGCATCGACCTGCAGCTCGTGCCGATCCCCGCGGCGAACTACTACACGGTGCTCGCCAGTGACGAGATGCCCGACATCGCCCGCGCCGGCTGGTGCGGTGGCGCCGCGTCCGGTTCGACGCGCACCACGGTCGACCCCAACATCGGGCCGAGCCTGGACGGCACGACCTACGGCTTCAGCAACATCTCGCGCTTCTACGACGACGCTCTCTCCGGTGAGATGTACGAGCTGCGCAACACCAACGGCACCTCGGAGGAACTGAACACCCAGTGGGCCGAGCTGTACAACCAGGCGATGGAGTCGTACCCACTCGTCCCGCTGATCCGCACCTTCACCAACAGCGTCGTGGGCTCGAAGATCCACAACGCCCAGGTGGGGTACTTCTTCGGGAGCATCGATCTGTCCACCATCGGCGTCGAGCAGTAA
- a CDS encoding MFS transporter has protein sequence MSSPSEHRGSEVRDRVVGLGAALLIGLNLRPAITSVAALLEPTRVAFDLAPVQLNLLATLPVIAFGMSAPIGPLLARRLGVTRALIWTMAALAGALALRVVIPGGMLPGTFLAGVSIMAAGTLLPQYLKSLRAGGLWIGLSSMSFSAGAALGAGLTVPLSTAAGGPAVALGLWAVPALIATGAMIGVALRSEAPSPSTSRMTLSRSSRPTVALVTAMFGLQAMLFFAVASWLPRILGDRGVDAQTAGWLLALTSIAGLGPTLVAPILARRHRVLRWFGPGLGVVMFAAFAWLASGDESYVGIAIVLGAVQSATFGLSLALIVMLAANEASAGMLSAVAQGVGYAFAGAGSLLVGVLHDLTGGWTASLVLMMVCAAALTLVVGLVIRCHPVDLQVQTALPALPRT, from the coding sequence GTGTCCTCGCCCTCTGAGCATCGAGGCAGCGAGGTCCGCGACCGAGTGGTGGGGCTCGGCGCAGCCCTGCTGATCGGACTCAATCTGCGCCCGGCGATCACCTCGGTCGCCGCTCTGCTCGAACCGACGAGAGTGGCGTTCGACCTGGCTCCGGTGCAGCTGAACCTGCTGGCGACGCTGCCGGTCATCGCGTTCGGCATGAGCGCCCCGATCGGGCCCCTGCTCGCTCGACGGCTCGGTGTGACCAGGGCGCTGATCTGGACCATGGCGGCTCTGGCGGGCGCCCTCGCGCTCCGGGTCGTCATCCCCGGCGGGATGCTTCCCGGAACGTTCCTCGCCGGGGTATCGATCATGGCCGCGGGCACGCTGCTTCCGCAGTATCTGAAGTCCCTCCGTGCGGGCGGCCTCTGGATCGGACTGAGCAGCATGTCCTTCAGCGCGGGTGCCGCGCTGGGAGCGGGACTCACCGTGCCGCTGAGCACAGCGGCCGGTGGACCCGCCGTGGCGCTCGGGCTGTGGGCCGTCCCCGCGCTGATCGCGACGGGGGCCATGATCGGCGTGGCGCTGCGATCGGAGGCGCCTTCGCCCTCGACGTCGCGGATGACGCTGTCCCGATCCTCACGACCGACCGTCGCTCTCGTCACGGCGATGTTCGGCCTTCAGGCGATGCTGTTCTTCGCCGTGGCGTCGTGGCTCCCCCGCATCCTCGGCGATCGCGGCGTGGATGCGCAGACCGCGGGCTGGCTGCTCGCCCTGACCAGCATCGCCGGTCTCGGCCCGACGCTGGTCGCGCCGATCCTCGCTCGACGCCACCGGGTGCTGCGCTGGTTCGGTCCGGGGCTCGGCGTCGTGATGTTCGCGGCGTTCGCCTGGCTCGCCTCCGGCGACGAGTCGTACGTGGGGATCGCCATCGTGCTCGGCGCCGTCCAGAGTGCGACCTTCGGGCTCTCCCTCGCGCTCATCGTGATGCTCGCCGCGAACGAAGCCTCCGCGGGGATGCTGTCAGCCGTCGCGCAGGGTGTCGGCTATGCCTTCGCCGGCGCAGGGAGTCTCCTCGTCGGCGTCCTGCACGATCTCACCGGGGGGTGGACCGCGAGTCTCGTCCTCATGATGGTGTGCGCCGCAGCGCTCACGCTCGTCGTGGGTCTCGTCATCCGCTGCCACCCGGTCGATCTGCAGGTGCAGACGGCCCTGCCGGCTCTCCCCCGGACATGA
- a CDS encoding ABC transporter ATP-binding protein, with the protein MTTPILDIRDLRVTFPTDDGLVHAVNGMDLVVQRGETVGIVGESGSGKTVTSQTLMGLLKGTSAEVTGRILFDGTDLVPLSENEMRPYRGRKIGMIFQDPLSAMHPFYTVGRQIAEAYRVHNRVSAKAAKAQAIEMLNRVGIPDPVARYDSYPHEFSGGMRQRAMIAMALICEPELLIADEPTTALDVTVQAQILDLIGSLQAETGSAVIFVTHDLGVVAEVCRRVVVMYGGQCVEEAEVHDLFFRTAHPYAQGLLSSMPSMVDEAGRLTPIPGFPPSLLDLPRGCLFADRCPVAALVPDDRCRTERPALTMVGSGHRARCHLTEVDAPTPALDLQEVVR; encoded by the coding sequence ATGACCACGCCGATCCTCGACATCCGCGACCTGCGGGTGACATTCCCCACCGACGACGGTCTGGTGCATGCCGTGAACGGTATGGACCTGGTCGTGCAGCGCGGCGAGACCGTCGGCATCGTCGGCGAGTCCGGCTCGGGCAAGACCGTGACCAGCCAGACCCTGATGGGGCTTCTGAAGGGCACGAGCGCCGAGGTGACCGGCCGGATCCTGTTCGACGGCACCGATCTGGTGCCGCTGAGCGAGAACGAGATGCGTCCCTACCGTGGTCGCAAGATCGGGATGATCTTCCAGGATCCGCTGTCGGCGATGCACCCGTTCTACACCGTGGGGCGGCAGATCGCCGAGGCGTATCGCGTGCACAACAGGGTGAGCGCGAAGGCCGCGAAGGCCCAGGCGATCGAGATGCTCAACCGCGTGGGCATCCCCGATCCGGTCGCGCGCTACGACTCCTACCCGCATGAGTTCTCGGGCGGCATGCGGCAGCGGGCGATGATCGCGATGGCGCTGATCTGCGAACCGGAACTGCTCATCGCCGACGAGCCCACCACCGCGCTCGACGTCACCGTGCAGGCGCAGATCCTCGACCTGATCGGGTCGCTCCAGGCGGAGACCGGTTCCGCCGTGATCTTCGTCACCCACGATCTGGGCGTCGTCGCCGAGGTCTGCCGCCGCGTCGTGGTCATGTACGGCGGGCAGTGCGTGGAAGAGGCAGAGGTCCACGACCTCTTCTTCCGGACCGCCCACCCCTACGCCCAGGGTCTGCTCTCGTCGATGCCCTCGATGGTGGACGAGGCCGGGCGTCTCACCCCGATCCCCGGCTTCCCGCCCTCCCTGCTCGATCTTCCCCGGGGCTGCCTGTTCGCCGACCGGTGCCCGGTCGCGGCCCTCGTTCCCGACGACAGGTGCCGCACCGAGCGACCCGCCCTGACGATGGTGGGATCAGGGCACCGGGCGCGCTGCCACCTCACGGAGGTCGATGCCCCGACTCCCGCACTCGATCTGCAGGAGGTCGTCCGATGA
- the rpsO gene encoding 30S ribosomal protein S15 has translation MALEADVKKAIIEEYATHPGDTGSPEVQVAMLTQRIKDLTEHLKEHKHDHHSRRGLFLLVGQRRRLLGYLQDIDINRYRSLIERLGLRR, from the coding sequence ATGGCACTGGAAGCAGACGTCAAGAAGGCGATCATCGAAGAGTACGCGACGCACCCCGGTGACACCGGATCCCCCGAGGTGCAGGTCGCAATGCTGACGCAGCGCATCAAGGACCTCACCGAGCACCTGAAGGAGCACAAGCACGACCACCACTCGCGTCGTGGTCTGTTCCTCCTCGTCGGTCAGCGCCGTCGCCTGCTGGGTTACCTGCAGGACATCGACATCAACCGCTACCGTTCGCTCATCGAGCGTCTCGGCCTGCGTCGATAA
- a CDS encoding ABC transporter permease has product MTDTQTLTPKTEALPTAPPKIATGRSLLGTAWLRIRRSPIALVSFGVVVAIVLFALLAPVLVAIEGQDPFTTNTGPDVLDNFNTPGLPLPSYMYPSVEHWLGVEPGLGRDIFARIAYGAQVSLLIALLSTVVSVVLGTVLGAAAGYFGGKVDMVISRIIDLFLAFPHLLLVLSLTPILQSRLRDTPLGQGSFVPIASLVLILGFFGWAYLARVVRGQVLSIREQEYIEAAKSYGASHRTIIFRQVIPNVLGVVLVYATMMIPANISAEAALSFLGVGVKDPTPSWGQMLNAAQAGNWYLSDPWFLIVPGTALIITVLAFNLLGDAVRDALDPKASRS; this is encoded by the coding sequence GTGACGGACACCCAGACGCTGACCCCGAAGACGGAAGCGCTGCCCACGGCGCCGCCGAAGATCGCGACGGGACGCTCGCTTCTCGGCACGGCCTGGCTGCGCATCCGCCGGAGCCCGATCGCCCTCGTCTCCTTCGGAGTGGTCGTGGCGATCGTCCTCTTCGCGCTCCTGGCCCCCGTGCTCGTCGCGATCGAAGGGCAGGACCCGTTCACCACGAACACCGGCCCCGACGTCCTCGACAACTTCAACACCCCCGGCCTGCCACTCCCCTCGTACATGTACCCGTCCGTGGAGCACTGGCTCGGCGTGGAGCCGGGACTCGGACGCGACATCTTCGCGCGCATCGCCTACGGAGCGCAGGTCTCCCTGCTGATCGCGCTCCTGTCGACGGTGGTCTCGGTGGTCCTCGGGACCGTGCTCGGCGCCGCGGCCGGCTACTTCGGCGGCAAGGTCGACATGGTCATCAGCCGCATCATCGACCTGTTCCTCGCGTTCCCGCACCTGCTCCTGGTGCTCTCGCTCACCCCGATCCTGCAGTCACGGCTGCGGGACACCCCGCTCGGCCAGGGCAGCTTCGTCCCGATCGCCTCCCTCGTGCTGATCCTCGGCTTCTTCGGCTGGGCATACCTCGCACGCGTCGTCCGCGGACAGGTGCTCAGCATCCGCGAGCAGGAATACATCGAGGCGGCGAAGTCCTACGGCGCCTCGCACCGGACGATCATCTTCCGTCAGGTGATCCCCAACGTGCTCGGTGTCGTCCTCGTCTACGCGACCATGATGATCCCCGCGAACATCTCCGCCGAAGCCGCGCTGTCGTTCCTCGGCGTGGGGGTGAAGGACCCGACCCCGTCCTGGGGGCAGATGCTCAACGCCGCTCAGGCGGGCAACTGGTATCTCAGCGACCCCTGGTTCCTCATCGTGCCCGGCACCGCGCTCATCATCACCGTGCTCGCCTTCAACCTGCTCGGCGACGCCGTGCGCGACGCGCTCGATCCCAAGGCCTCCCGCAGCTGA
- a CDS encoding amidohydrolase: MLIRDVRPWGGSASDVLIEDGRITRIRPHEETPIASDDIDGRGRLLLPSFSDVHVHLDSTRIGLPFREHTGAPGVWGMMMNDRENWRSAEIDLPTRVAGTLERMIARGTTRVRSYAQVDVDCKLEKFDAVMAAKERFAAHADVQVMTFPQAGILREEGTVEYLEESLKQGADVIGGIDPSQLDRDPAKHLDIVFGLAEKYQVEVDIHLHEPGALGVFSTELVMERTRALGMQGKVTMSHAYELGSVNEATSRRLIEEFAELDISMATVAPSTSNHLSLVQLVDAGVRIGLGQDGQRDYWSPYGNADMLDRTWQLAFTNGFRRDDHIEMALAVATMGGASIMSHTSPRLAGVADRPGLAVGDRADLLLVDGETPTSAVMDRGTDRLVIHDGRVVADGLRVLAL; this comes from the coding sequence ATGCTGATTCGTGACGTGCGCCCCTGGGGCGGCTCCGCCTCCGATGTCCTGATCGAGGACGGGCGCATCACCCGGATCCGTCCCCACGAGGAGACCCCCATCGCGAGCGACGACATCGATGGGCGCGGGCGGCTCCTGCTGCCGTCCTTCAGCGACGTCCATGTGCATCTCGACTCGACGCGGATCGGTCTGCCGTTCCGCGAGCACACCGGGGCCCCTGGCGTCTGGGGCATGATGATGAACGACCGCGAGAACTGGCGTTCGGCGGAGATCGACCTCCCCACGCGCGTGGCCGGCACCCTCGAGCGGATGATCGCTCGCGGCACGACCCGCGTCCGCTCCTACGCGCAGGTCGACGTCGACTGCAAGCTGGAGAAGTTCGACGCCGTCATGGCCGCGAAGGAGAGGTTCGCCGCGCACGCCGACGTGCAGGTCATGACCTTCCCGCAGGCCGGCATCCTCCGCGAGGAGGGCACCGTCGAATACCTGGAGGAGTCTCTCAAGCAGGGCGCCGACGTGATCGGCGGCATCGACCCCTCCCAGCTCGACCGCGATCCCGCCAAGCACCTCGACATCGTGTTCGGCCTCGCCGAGAAGTACCAGGTCGAGGTCGACATCCACCTGCACGAGCCCGGCGCACTCGGGGTCTTCAGCACCGAGCTCGTGATGGAGCGCACGCGCGCGCTCGGGATGCAGGGCAAGGTGACGATGTCGCACGCCTACGAGCTCGGCTCGGTGAACGAGGCCACCAGCCGACGCCTGATCGAGGAGTTCGCCGAGCTGGACATCTCGATGGCGACGGTCGCCCCGTCCACCAGCAACCACTTGTCGCTCGTGCAGCTCGTCGATGCGGGTGTGCGGATCGGACTCGGTCAGGACGGTCAGCGCGACTACTGGAGCCCCTACGGCAACGCCGACATGCTCGACCGCACGTGGCAGCTCGCGTTCACGAACGGCTTCCGCCGTGACGACCACATCGAGATGGCGCTCGCGGTCGCGACGATGGGCGGAGCGAGCATCATGTCGCACACCTCGCCGCGCCTGGCCGGCGTCGCCGATCGGCCCGGCCTCGCCGTCGGAGACCGGGCGGACCTGCTCCTGGTCGACGGAGAGACACCCACGAGCGCGGTGATGGACCGAGGCACCGACCGACTCGTCATCCACGACGGCCGTGTGGTCGCCGATGGTCTTCGTGTCCTCGCCCTCTGA
- a CDS encoding ABC transporter ATP-binding protein codes for MSEPLMKVEGLAKHFSVSKGFLRGSSQVKAVDGVSFTLERGSTLGLVGESGCGKSTTGRLLMRLLSPTSGRILLDGADVAQLRGADLQQFRRRVQMVFQNPSSSLNPRQSVGAAIAAPLQAQGIAPKEGMKSRVAALMDRVGLRPEHYNRFPHEFSGGQKQRVGIARALALEPDVVICDEPVSALDVSVQAQVINLLQDIQADTGISYVFIAHDLSVVKHFADEVAVMYLGRIMEHGTRDAVFGAPQHPYTQSLLSSVPSPDPTADRSRRIRLVGDLPHPSNPPSGCVFRTRCPVLPLLDEDRRRQCEEQVPTGDAACHHLAEASDLASRLGSPEERKVHADS; via the coding sequence ATGAGTGAGCCGCTGATGAAGGTCGAGGGCCTTGCCAAGCATTTCAGCGTCAGCAAGGGATTCCTGCGCGGATCCTCGCAGGTGAAGGCCGTGGATGGCGTCTCCTTCACCCTCGAGCGCGGCTCGACGCTGGGCCTGGTCGGCGAGTCCGGCTGCGGCAAGTCCACCACCGGGCGGCTGCTGATGCGCCTGCTCAGCCCCACCTCGGGGCGCATCCTGCTGGACGGCGCCGATGTCGCACAGTTGCGGGGCGCCGACCTGCAGCAGTTCCGTCGTCGCGTGCAGATGGTCTTCCAGAACCCCTCGTCGTCGCTGAACCCCCGCCAGAGCGTCGGCGCCGCGATCGCCGCGCCGCTGCAGGCCCAGGGCATCGCCCCCAAGGAGGGCATGAAGAGCCGGGTGGCGGCGCTGATGGACCGCGTGGGGCTCCGGCCGGAGCACTACAACCGCTTCCCCCACGAGTTCTCGGGCGGGCAGAAGCAGCGCGTCGGCATCGCCCGAGCGCTCGCTCTGGAGCCGGACGTGGTGATCTGCGACGAGCCCGTGTCGGCCCTCGACGTGTCGGTGCAGGCGCAGGTCATCAACCTGCTCCAGGACATCCAGGCCGACACCGGCATCTCGTACGTCTTCATCGCTCACGATCTGTCCGTCGTCAAGCACTTCGCCGACGAGGTCGCCGTGATGTACCTCGGACGCATCATGGAGCACGGCACCAGGGACGCGGTGTTCGGCGCTCCACAGCACCCGTACACGCAGTCCCTGCTGTCCTCCGTGCCGAGCCCGGACCCGACGGCCGACCGCAGCCGGCGCATCCGTCTCGTCGGAGATCTCCCCCACCCGTCGAACCCGCCCAGCGGGTGCGTGTTCCGCACGCGCTGCCCCGTGCTCCCGCTCCTCGACGAGGACCGGCGCCGGCAGTGCGAGGAGCAGGTTCCCACCGGTGACGCCGCGTGCCATCATCTCGCTGAAGCCTCCGACCTCGCGTCGCGGCTCGGCTCCCCCGAAGAAAGGAAAGTCCATGCTGATTCGTGA
- a CDS encoding ABC transporter permease, whose amino-acid sequence MFGFIVRRVTALVILLLVVSFVTFALFQIGPADPAAAACGQECTPDRIAQARVALGMDKPFLVQYFTYLSGFFGERLIGAPGAEQVCAWPCLGKSFQTNENVTDVIVRALPYTISIAVGAVVLWTVVGVGLGLLAALRKGRATDKLIVGAASIGVSLPVPVTGLLLLLVFVSVLHWLPFTSNQISSPFGPAGPGAWFTNYLLPWVALAILFSAQYIRITRNNMIETFGEDYMRTARAKGLGPGRITTHGVRAGITPIITMLGLDIGALLGGAVLTEQIFSVPGLGFTAVRAATSGDLPVTMAITMLAAFFIITANVIVDLVYASVDPRVRVN is encoded by the coding sequence ATGTTCGGATTCATCGTCCGCCGCGTGACCGCACTGGTCATCCTCCTGCTCGTCGTGAGCTTCGTGACGTTCGCCCTGTTCCAGATCGGACCCGCAGACCCTGCGGCCGCCGCCTGCGGACAGGAGTGCACCCCTGACCGCATCGCCCAGGCCCGCGTGGCCCTCGGCATGGACAAGCCCTTCCTGGTGCAGTACTTCACCTACCTGAGCGGCTTCTTCGGCGAGCGGCTCATCGGAGCCCCCGGCGCCGAGCAGGTGTGCGCCTGGCCGTGCCTGGGCAAGTCGTTCCAGACCAACGAGAACGTCACCGACGTGATCGTCCGCGCCCTCCCCTACACGATCTCGATCGCCGTCGGCGCCGTCGTGCTGTGGACCGTGGTCGGCGTCGGCCTGGGACTGCTCGCGGCTCTGCGCAAGGGCCGGGCGACCGACAAGCTCATCGTCGGCGCCGCATCCATCGGAGTGTCGCTCCCCGTTCCCGTCACGGGGCTCCTGCTCCTCCTCGTCTTCGTGAGCGTGCTGCACTGGCTGCCGTTCACGAGCAACCAGATCTCCTCCCCGTTCGGCCCTGCCGGACCCGGCGCGTGGTTCACGAACTACCTGCTGCCCTGGGTCGCGCTGGCGATCCTGTTCAGCGCGCAGTACATCCGCATCACGCGCAACAACATGATCGAGACCTTCGGCGAGGACTACATGCGCACCGCCCGCGCGAAGGGGCTGGGCCCCGGTCGGATCACGACCCACGGAGTGCGGGCCGGGATCACCCCGATCATCACCATGCTCGGTCTGGACATCGGCGCCCTCCTGGGCGGTGCCGTCCTGACGGAGCAGATCTTCTCCGTCCCCGGTCTCGGCTTCACCGCGGTGCGCGCCGCGACATCGGGCGACCTCCCGGTCACCATGGCGATCACGATGCTCGCCGCCTTCTTCATCATCACCGCGAACGTCATCGTCGACCTCGTGTACGCGAGTGTCGACCCGAGAGTGAGGGTCAACTGA